One window of the Bacteroidales bacterium genome contains the following:
- a CDS encoding rhodanese-like domain-containing protein: MMKNLVVKESPEIQEFNLEGVRHISAEDAYGLLSQQRAILLDVREREEYEVERVALSMVLHYPMPKVIDNIQELPSHKLIIVMDSLGERGTKVANLLNMQGFGQVANLDGGLVQWKAGGFPVEDILPDACDGCCGCG, translated from the coding sequence ATGATGAAAAATTTAGTTGTGAAAGAGTCTCCTGAAATTCAGGAATTCAATTTAGAGGGCGTAAGACATATCTCAGCAGAAGACGCTTACGGCTTGTTATCTCAGCAAAGGGCCATCCTGCTCGATGTCCGCGAAAGAGAAGAATATGAGGTGGAGCGCGTAGCCCTGTCGATGGTCTTGCATTATCCCATGCCGAAGGTTATTGACAATATTCAGGAGCTTCCGTCCCATAAACTGATCATTGTCATGGACTCCCTGGGCGAAAGGGGGACAAAAGTAGCCAATTTACTTAACATGCAAGGCTTCGGGCAGGTGGCCAATCTTGATGGAGGGTTGGTACAATGGAAAGCTGGTGGATTCCCTGTGGAGGATATATTGCCTGATGCATGCGATGGTTGCTGCGGCTGCGGATGA
- a CDS encoding winged helix-turn-helix transcriptional regulator, translated as MNQTDYQETALAGAPYFLAVSHPARIQILLHLAKYKGCRAGSISARLPLAKSTVSQHLTKLKKMGLVTCTREETCVNYTLNEQALDELRSYFEDFMDTLDRMRENRRECCPDDEEMDCGLETSG; from the coding sequence GAACCAAACAGATTATCAGGAGACGGCGCTTGCAGGTGCTCCATATTTTCTGGCGGTTTCCCATCCGGCCAGGATCCAGATATTGTTGCATCTGGCAAAATACAAGGGTTGCCGGGCAGGCAGCATATCTGCCCGCCTGCCCCTTGCCAAATCCACCGTTTCGCAACATCTGACCAAACTGAAAAAGATGGGTCTCGTCACCTGCACACGGGAAGAAACCTGTGTCAATTATACCCTCAATGAGCAGGCGTTGGATGAGCTCAGGTCATACTTTGAGGATTTCATGGATACCCTGGACAGGATGCGGGAAAATCGCAGAGAATGTTGCCCGGACGATGAGGAAATGGACTGTGGACTGGAGACCTCGGGATAA